The Polaribacter sp. MED152 region ATTGTTGATGAGGCGCATTACAATTCTTTCACAAAAATATTTAAGTTTTTTAACGACTCTTTTATCTTGGGAGTTACAGCAACACCTTTGAGTTCTAACATTAAATTACCAATGTACGAGAACTATCAAGAATTGTTTGTAGGTGAGTCTATACAAGATTTAATAGATAATGGTTATTTAGCTAGAGCTAACATGTACTCTTATAATGTAGGATTAACATCTTTGGAGGTTGGTGCAAATGGAGATTATACCGTAAAATCTTCTGAAGATTTGTATACCAATACAGATATGTTAACCAAATTAGTTTCTGCTTATGAAGAAACAGCAAAGGGTAAAAAGACTTTAATATTTAACAATGGTATTAATACGTCTATACAAGTGTTTCATGCGTTTAAAAAAGCAGGATACCCAATTGCGCATTTAGACAATACTAATACTAAAAAAGAAAGAGAATTAATTCTTAGATGGTTTCATAAAACACCAAATGCTATAATTACCTCTGTAAGTATCTTAACAACAGGTTTTGATGAACCTAGTATAGAGGCTATTATTTTAAATAGGGCTACAAAATCATTAACATTATATTATCAAATGATTGGTCGTGGTTCGCGTATTTTTGGTGATAAGAATACATTTGATGTTGTAGATTTAGGAAACAATTTTTACAGATTTGGACCTTGGGGAGCTGATTTAGATTGGCAAAAAATGTTTAGAGCTCCAGATTACTATTTAAATGCCATTCTTTCTGATGAAGAAATAGAAAGTACGTTTAGATATGAATTACCTGCTGATGTTAAAAAGGAGTTTGCAAAATCTGAAGACACTTATTTTGATATGAAAGCTGTTTACATTGATACTATAAGATCTGGAGAATCATCTAAGCGAGTTTTAGAGAAATCTATAGCTCATCATGCAAAAATGTGTATCGAAAATAGTGAAGACGTTTTTGATGCATTAATTTTAGCTAAAATGCTAGGAGAGGAGATAGATGATAGAATAAATAGGTATGCAAAATGTATTTCTAAAAGTACACACAACTTTGTAACTTGGTTAAAAGATGATTACAGGAAAAAGCTAAATTCTTATCTAAGAGAAAATTTTGATGAGGAATATGAAAAGATTTTTGGTCATCCACCAATTGAAGAATAAAATAAATAAACGCTGATTATTCAGCGTTTTTTTTATGCCATTTTTTTGAGCTATTTATCTATAATAAATTATGGCAAACATTATTTCTTTACTATTGCTATTCAAATTTTATTTCTAGCCTTTAAAGTTAGAAAATACCTTTAAATAAAAAACCTCGCAAATTGCGAGGTTTTTCTGTGTTCAAATAACAAAAAGTATCTTATCCTTTTGTCTTATTCTTAAACTGATCAAATTTATCAGCTTCTGGCTTAGGCCAGCTGTTATTAGAAGTATCAACATCTGCAGTTTCCATATCTGGATCTACCTTGATACTTTTAATTTCTTGTGTAGAAGAGAATACTCTCTTTATAGTATTGTCATCTCTCATCCAGATTTGAGCTGGGAAAGTTTCTCTTTTAGTAGAACCATCAGCATACGTTAATTCAACGATTAATGGCATTACTAAACCTCCTGGCTTTTCAAACTCAACTGAATAAATATAAGAAGGTACTTCTTTACCATCTGCATATTGATCCATAGCATTTGGGTTTGCATCTTCTTTTTTATCTGTTATGTAAACTAAAGGTCCTAAATTATCAAAATACTGCTTGTATTGTGCTTTTAACTTAGTAACTCTTTCACTTGGCTTATCTGTTAAATATAAAGGCTTAACTTCTTTAATACCTATGTCTGTAACATCTGTAGTATAGAACCATCCTCTCCAGAACCAATCTAAATCCATACCTGAAGCATCTTCCATAGATCTAAAGAAATCTTCTGGTGTTGGGTGTTTAAACATCCATCTTTGAGAATATGTTCTAAAAGCATGATCAAATAATTCTGGACCCATAATTGTTTTACGTAACATATATAAACCAGCAGCTGGCTTAGAGTATGCATTTGGTCCGAATTGTTTTACGTAATCTCCTTGAGACATAATAGGAGAGATGTTAGACTGATCTCCACCCATATATCTTGTGATATCTTTTGCTGGATTAGAAGCAAATAATTCTGCATCATAAACATCTTCAGCTAAAATTTCTACGAAAGAATTTAATCCTTCATCCATCCAAGTCCATTGTCTTTCATCAGAATTAACAATCATTGGGAAGAAGTTATGACCAACTTCGTGTATAATTACACCTAACATACCTTTTTTAGTTCTGTCTGAATAAGTTCCATCAGGATTTGGACGACCAAAATTGAAACAAATCATTGGGTACTCCATTCCTTGTCTTTCTGAATGTACAGAAACAGCTTTAGGATAAGGATAATCGAAAGTTAACTTTGAATACTCTATTAAAGTTGTAGCTACAGCTCTTGTTGAGTGCTCTTCCCATAAAGGGTTACCTTCTTTAGGATATAATGATGTAGCCATAATTGTGTTACCATTTACGTTTACAGCCATTGCATCCCAAATATATTTTCTTGATGTTGCGAATGCGAAATCTCTAACTTTTTCAGCTTTGAACTTCCAAGTTTTAGTTCCTGTTGCACGTCCTTTTTCTGCTTTTTCAGCTTCTTCTTGTGTTACAATTAAAACTGGGTTGTCAAAACTTTTTCTAGCTTTAGCATAACGTTTACGCTGAGTTCTTGTTAGAACATCTTTTTCGTTCTGTAAAGTTCCTGTAGCTTCTACAATATGATCTGCAGGCACTGTAAGATTAACTTCATAATCTCCAAATTCTAAAGCAAACTCAGATCTACCCCAGAATTGCATATTTTGCCATCCTTCAACATTGTTATACACAGCCAATCTTGGAAAAAATTGTGCAATAGTATAGTTATTGTTACCATCATCAAAAGATTCTAATCCAGAACGACCACCATCTTTGTTGATATCATTTATTTTATAATTCCATTTAATGCTAAACTCAAACGTTTCACCAGGAGCTAATGCTTTTGGTAAATTAATACGCATCATAGTTCTATTGATAAAGTGAGATAAAGGTTTACCACCTGTCATTACACTTTCTATATTAAAACCAAAGCCTTTACCTTCATTCATATATGAAGTTTTAAAGTTGTCTGGAGTAATAAAAGCAGCTGCAGAATTAGATCTTGCCAAAGGCGTTTTAGAGTCATCTGCTCTCATGTTTTGATCTAATTGTACCCATAAATATTCTAAATCGTCTTTAGAGTTATTGTGGTAAGTAATATTTTCACTACCATAAATTTTGTTATTAGCTTCGTCTAAACGAATATCCATAACATAATCTACCTTCTGTTGAAAGTATTGATGTCCAGGAGCACCTGATGCTGCATGCTGATCATTTGGAGTTGCTAAAACATCTTTTAGTTGCCTAAATTTGTTTTCATCAGTGTGACCTAGTTGCGTTTTCTTTTTTTCTTTTTGCTCTTGAGCTATAGAAGCTGTTGCAATAAAAAATAGAGAAAAAACTAGTAAAGAGATTTTTTTCATTTGTATTGATTTGAATTTAACTAGCTATAAAATTACTGATAATTAGTACGATTTTACTAAAATGTTAAAAATTTTAACAAACCTTTATCATAAAAAAAAGGCAATATGATAACATATTGCCTTTTTCTTAGATTTGGATAGTTTTTATCCTTTCATTTTTTGTTTAAAATTATCAAACTTGTTTGCTTTTTCCCTTGGAAAAGAATTGTTCGAAACATCTACATCTGCAGTTTCTAAATCTGGGTCAATCATAATGCTTTCTATTTGCTTAGATGAAGTAAATACTTTGGTTACTTCTTTGTCATTATATCTCCAAATTTGAGCAGGATATGTTTTCTTTTCTTTACTACCATCTTTATAGGTAAATTCTACGATAATTGGCATAACTAAACCACCAGGTTTTTCATATGTTATTTCATAGTGATATTTATCTTGATTACTGGCAAAACCTAATCCTGCAGAAGTATCTTCTACAAATTCTACTGTGTTGCCCTCATCTTTAGTAGCGTATTTTTTAACTCCTTTTACACCAATATCTGTAACATCAGTAGTATAGAACCAACCTCTCCAAAACCAATCTAGATCTATACCAGAAGCATCTTCCATAGTTCTAAAGAAATCTGCAGGAGATGGATGTTTAAACATCCATCTTTGTGAATAAGTTTTAAATGCATGATCGAACAATTCTTTACCCATAATTGTTTCTCTTAAAATCCATAATGCTGTTGCTGGTTTACCATAAGCGTTAGAACCAAAACTATATACATTATCTCCTTTAGACATAATTGGGGCAATTCTTGATTGATCTCCAGACATGTATCTTACAATATTCTTTGGATAACCTCTTACAATAGGAAAATCTTTGTCATAATCTAGCTCAGCTAACATTTCCATATAAGAATTTAAACCTTCATCCATCCATGTCCATTGTCTTTCGTCTGAATTTACAATCATAGGAAAAAAGTTATGCCCAACTTCGTGTATTGTAACTTTAATCATTCTGTATTTCATTCTGTCTGAATAACCACCATCTGGTAAATCTGGTCTTCCAGGATTGAAACATATTTGCGGATATTCCATTCCCATTTGTCCATCTACAGAAATAGCTTTGTGGTAAGGATAATCAAAAGTATATTTAGAATACGTTTTTAAGGTTTGTGCTGCAGCTCTTGTAGAATGGTCACCATATAAAGGGTTTGCTTCTTTAGAGTATAAAGATTCTGCCATTACTGTTTTACCATTAATGTCTACAGCCATTGCATCATATATAAATTTTCTTGATGTTGCAAAGGCATAATCACGCACGTTTTCAGCAATAAACTTCCATGTTTTTGTCTTTGTCGCTTTTGACTTTTCAATTTTTTCAGCTTCTTCTTGAGTTCTAATTACTACAGGATTATCAAAACTTTTTCTAGCTTTTTCTCTTCTTTTTAATTCTTTCTTTGAAAAAACCTCTTTTGGATTTTGTAAAACTCCTGTTGCTCCTAACATATGATCTTCAGGCACTGTAATATTTACTGTAAAATCTCCAAATTCTAAGGCGAATTCACTTCTTCCCCAAAATTGATCATTTTGCCAACCTTCTACATTATCATAAACACACATTCTTGGGTAGAATTGTGCTATTACATAGTTGTTATTATCATTTTCAGTAAAGTGCTCATAGCCAGATCTACCACCATCTGTTCTATGATTGTTGATGTTGTACCACCAAGAAATATTAAAATCGAAAGTATCTCCAGAAGCTAAAGGCTCTTCTAAATTAATGCGCATCATAGTTTGATTAATAGTGTGTGATAATGCACTACCATCCTTATTAGTAACACTCATTATATTAAATCCGCCATCAAAACGCTCTTCAGGAAAAGCTCTGTTAAATCTGTTTTTACTAATTTTTTTAGGAATAGAATTAGGAGAAATATCTGGAGTTTTAGAATCTGCAGCTCTCATATTCTGGTCTAATTGTACCCATAGATATTCTAAATCGTCTTTAGAATTGTTGTGGTAAGTAATAGTTTCTGAACCTGTAATTTTTGTATTGACATCATCTAAAACAATATCCATTACATAATCTACCTTCTGCTGCGTATATTCTTTACCAGGTTTACCAGAAGCAGTTCTTTCTAAGTTTGGTGTGGGTAATTCTTGCTTTAATTGCTTAAACTTATTTGTATTTACATGCCCTTGTTTTGTTATTTGGCCATATGTTGTGGCTGCAAACAAGAATGAAAGCATTACTAATCCAAATTTTTTCATAAATGTTGATTTTGGGTTTGTTTAAATTAATATTCTAATAAGGTAGAACTTTCATCTTTTGTAAGTAAAACACTTTTGTTTTTTTTACCGACTTTAGATTTAATTAAGTTCTGTTGTTTTGGAAAATGTTCGATAAGTATTTTATTAGAAACATCTATACTATTTACTTTATTGATGTTTTCTATCTCCAAGTAAAAAAATACTAAATCTCCATCATATTCTTTGCCAAGATAATTAAAGTTTTTTTCTTTACCATCTACTTTAAGAGCGAGTTTATCTTTTAGATATTTTTCAAAGTAAACATCATTGTTTTTTAATTCTCTTTTGGTGGTTAGCTGCAAATCAATATCAAAATCTTTGTTTAGCGCAAGCTCTATATCATCCATAAAAACATTAATAATTATTTGCACAGCTTTTGCTTCGCTCTTATAGTTTATTTGTGTTAAACTAAGATAATATTTATGTGCTGTAAAAGAGAGTAGTGGAAGTGCTATAAATAATAGCAAGTGTATTTTTAATTTCATAAAAAGCTAAAAACAATTATTGAACCAAATTACTCATTTTTTATGATTTTAAGGTAAGAGACGCTTTCTGCCCTTAATATTTTTATTAGTTCTAGCATTCTATTTTCCTTGTGTAAATCTTCTATACCTAAAGGATTGCAGTATTCTAAGAAATGAAAGTAGTTTTCAATAGGAATTTTTAATTCATCAAAAAAGAATTTTTCTCCCAATTCAGACATTATCTTATAAGGAAATTGTCTTTTTTGATTTAGTTTATTTCTTAATGCCCATAAACGTTCTGAGTGCTTAAAAGGCATTCCTATTTTGGCTCCTGCACCAGCCATTGGCATAGCACCTTCCATAGTATTTACTAGTGGTGGTTTGGCTTTTTTTATTTCATCTATAGTAAAGTCTTTTTCTTTAAAGTTCACATTTGAAAAATCCATTACTTTTCTTAATAAAGAATCTTGTACATCTCTAGGAACATCTTTAGTATCTATACCTAATCTTCCTAACAATTGATTTCTTTTAAGTTCGAACTCATCTAACGTATAAACATTTGTATTTAATTTTATATCAAGTTCTCGTTTATCTATAATTTCTTCTGAAATGAAAATCTTTTTTGCTTTGTATTGAATAGATGAAACCCTTAACGTATCTCCTTTAGAAACAAAAATTCTATACAAACCTTGATCACTAGAAAATGTTCCTTGATACGTATTTAAATTTATGATATTTGCGTTTTTAATTACACCTAAAGAATCTGTAATCTTACCAGTAATAATATATCTTTTACTTTGAGAATTTGCTGTAAATACTACAGCTAGCATTAATATAGAAAACAGTATACTTCTTTTCATAGATTTATTAGGCTAAGTTGTACTTATAACTATCTTGAAAATTACGTAATATTTTAATACAATTTTTATAAAAATTAGTTTTTTTGAAGTAAACTAAGTTCAGTCTTATTCTTTTGAGGAAATGTTTTGCTTTCTCTCATTAAAATTGCTGTTACTTTAATTTTATCATCCTTTTTAAAAAGAGTGATGATATTTTTCTTAAAACAATAGTTCAGAAATACATTGATGTTGTCTTGCTTAATATTTAAGTCTGTAATAAAAAAATCATCTGTGTAATGCTTTCTAATGCTGGCTAACATTTTATCTTCATAGGTAAGTTTTTTTAACATTCTTTTTCTCTTGTTACTTCCGTTTAAAGCGCCTATTAGATTATCTAGGCTTACTGAAGCGCTTGTAAGTGTTGCACTTACAATTTTTGTATCTTTTTCAACTTTAGTATTAGCATATGGTAAATTAAGCTTTTTTGCATTTACTGTTGGTGGTTTTATGTATTGCTTGTCTACATAAAATATTCCTGTAGATCTTTCAAAAGTTATTTCATTTAATTCATTTACTTTTTCTTGTAAATCAATGGTTATAGATTTTTTTACATAAATTTCTTTGGTAATAATTACTTCTTTTTTCTCTAGATTTATATGCGAAACAAATAAAGTATCGTTTAAAGAAACTGGTATTTGAAAAACACCAAAATCATCTGAAGCTGCACCTTGATTTGTATTTTTGTTGATGATGTGTGCATCTGGAATTGTATTTTCTTGAAATAGAATTTTTCCTGATATAATTTTTTGAGCATCTTGCCCAAAAGAAAACCAAGATATAAATAAAAGGTAGAGTAGTAGTTGATTTTTCATTGAAACAAAGAAAATGCCTAGTCCTCTTAAAATTCTATTAAGACACTGATAAAATTTTGTTAACAGGTTACGTTTCTGCTACTTTTTATGATGAAATTAAGAATTGCAATCCATAAAAAATGACTTATTTTTGAGCTATGAAGAAAATGATTATAGCAAGCACGTCTACTATTTATGGTGGTAGTTATTTAGAATATCTTTTACCAACATTAAAGTCTTTTTTTAGTGATGTAAAAACAATCTTATTTATTCCTTATGCAAGACCGAGTGGAATTTCTTATGATGCATACACTAATATTGCTAAAGAAGCTTTTCAAAAAATAGGAATTGAAATAGAAGGTATTCATGGCTATAAAAATCCCATAGAAGCAATACAAAATGCTGAAGGTATTTTTACTGGAGGTGGAAATACTTTTGAACTGGTGAATCAGTTATATAAAAATGATATTTTAGAAACTTTAAAAAAAGTATTAGAGAATGGTACACCTTATTTAGGCACAAGTGCAGGAAGCAATATTTGTGGTATCAATATGAAAAATACTAATGATATGCCAATTGTGTATCCTCCTAGTTTTAAGACTTTAGGTTGCATACCTTTTAATATAAATGCTCATTATTTAGACCCAATAGAGGGTACAAAACATATGGGTGAAACTCGAGAAACTAGAATTAAAGAATTTCATGTATTTAATAATACTGCTGTTTTAGGATTAAGAGAAGGTAGTTGGTTAGAAGTAATAGGTGAAACAATAACTTTAAAAGGAAATTATACTGCAAGGTTATTTGAAAAAGATAAAAAACCTATTGAGTCAGGAATAGGTGAAATTTCTATATAGAAATAGTAGTGTAGTAGTAACAACAGAACAATAAAAAAGGGATAATTTTAATTATCCCTTTTCTTGTTTTAATAAGTTACGTAATCAACAATTTCTAAACCATAACCAATCATACCAACTCTTTTGGCTTGTTGGTTATTAGTTAATAGTTTTAATTTGCTGATATTTAAATCATGTAAAATTTGAGCTCCAATTCCAAAGTCTCTTTGGTCCATTGCAATCGCAGGTGCTTTTAATTCACCATTCTTCTGATTTTCTTTCAAAATATTTAATCTGCTCAATAAGTTTTTAGACTGATTTTGCTGATTGATAAATAAGATTGCACCTTTACCTTCATCATTTACAACCTGAAACATTTGATCTAATTTCTTATCTGCATTATTGGTTAGTGTACCAAGTATATCATTATTTACTAAAGTAGAATTTATTCTTGTTAAAACTCCATCTTCATTGGTCCAAGATCCTTTTGTTAAAGCTATATGTACTTGATTATTAGTAGTTTGTTGATAAGCTCTTAAACGAAATTTACCAAAACGTGTTTCAATTTCAAAGTCTTCTTTCTTTTCAATTAAAGAATCGTGTTCCATTCTATAGGCAACTAAATCTTCTATAGAAACAATTTTTATATCGAATTTTTCTGCAACCTTTAGTAATTGTGGTAAACGAGCCATGGTACCATCTTCGTTCATGATTTCTACAATAACTCCTGCTGGTTGTAAACCTGCTAACCTTGCAAAATCTATAGCTGCTTCTGTATGACCTGTTCTTCTTAAAACGCCACCTTCTTTTGCCTTTAAAGGAAAAATATGACCAGGTCTAGCCAAATCAAAAGGTTTTGTTTCTTTATCAATTAAAGCATTAATGGTTAATGCCCTGTCTGAAGCCGATATTCCAGTTGTAACACCTTTACCTCTTAAATCTACAGAAACCGTAAATGCAGTTTCCATAGGGTCAGTGTTATTATTTACCATCATTCCAAGCTCTAACTCTTTACAACGATTTTCGGTTAATGGTGTACAAATTAAGCCTCTACCATGAGTTGCCATAAAATTTACCATCTCTGGAGTTACTTTTTCAGCGGCCGCTAAAAAATCACCTTCATTTTCTCTGTTTTCATCATCTACCACAATAATAACTTTACCATTTCTGATATCATTTATTGCTTCTTCAATAGTGTTAAGTTGTGTTTGATTTGCTGAATTTGTAGTCATATCGAATTACCTTTTTTAGGTAGTATTTTTTTGAAAAAATTAGTCACTGGTTGTAAGAAAGAATTTAAATTGAAAATTCCTTTGTCTTTTGTTGCTCTGTTGGTTAATAAAATTGCTAATGGAATCATTAAAATTGCTGATATCCAAGAGCCTAGAATAGAAGTTATTGAGCTTTCTTCGGCTAAGTTTTTACCAAAAGTATTGGTAAAGAAATACAGCACATAAACTGCAATAGCTAAAATCATTGGGAGCCCAAAACCTCCTTTTCTAATAATAGAACCTAAAGGTGCTCCTATAAAAAATAGGATTACACACGATAATGAAAAAGCAACTCTATTGTAGTATTCTGTGTCATAAAAATTCACCATTTTTCGGTTCCATTTTATGCTATCTAAATTATTATTTATGGTACTTACAACTCTAGTTGTTTTGGTAACAGCAGAGTTTAGAATTGTTATTTTCTCTTGAAGTTCAAAATTGTCAATTATATTGCTGTCTAAAGATTTGTTTTTTAAAGAGTCAGGATATTCATATAAATCTTTAGCAGAAGTACTGATAAATATGTTTTTAGCTCGTAAACCTAAAATTTCATCATAATTATCCTTTAACATTGGTATTGTGTCCTTAATTTGATCTAAGGTTAGCATCATTGGTATTGTTGCTGAATTGATAGAATCTAATTGGCCTTCATCTAAAGTATCTCCAATATCAATATTAAATTCGTATTCTTTAAAAGTGGCACTAGAAGCTGCCATTTTTTTACGTTTTATAGTGGTTCTAGCAGATTTTACATGCTCCTCATAATAATTACCATTGTATAAAATAAAGGTCATATATCTACTACCTTCTTCAGTAACTATTTTCCCACTTTCTGCTGTAATTACTTTTTGATTACCTCTGTTACTCGTTAAATCGTAGATCCAAACTTTTTTAAGTAAATTTTCTTCTTCTCCATACTTTTCATCAAATTTAATTTGGTAACCAGGAATATCTGCATTAAAACTACCAGGAACTAAAGCTAAAGCTGGCTTTTTCTTTTTGATATTTAAATAGAGATTTCGCTGTTTTAAATTTGCATAAGGAAAAACATTATTCAAAAACAGAAAGTTAAGTCCGCTTAAAGCAATAGCTAAAATACCAATTGGTCTTACCAATCTTTGCAAGGAAACACCTGCTGATTTTGCAGCTGCAAATTCATAGTTTTCACCTAGATTGCCTAAAGCCATTATTGATGACAGAAGCACACCAATTGGTAATGCTTGAGGTATAATCATTAAGGTAGTATAGTATAAAAATTTAAGTATGAAAATAACGCTAATTCCTTTACCAGCAATGTTTTCGAAAGCTTGCCATAAAGCTTGCATAACCAATACAAACAATACAATTAGAAAGGTAGCAATAAAAGGAACTAGAAAGCTCTTTAAGATGTATTTATCTAATATTTTCATAAAAAAACAAAAATAGCACCTTAAATATTAAGATGCTACTAATTTTCTGTTAATTGAAATAATTAATCAATTGTGTAGTTTTGATTTAGATATTTTTGTTCATCAAACTTAAAAAAGCTATCAGAAATTGGCTGATTACTTTTAAACGATGTAATTGTAAAACTTGTTTTTGCGCCATTAGAACCAGTTTGAATTAACTTATAAATGTGTTTAGTTTTTGCATCTATACCTAATTCTACTTTTACAATATCTGAATCGCTATCAATAGGGTTTAAAGTTACGTACTGTATTTTTCTACCGTTAACATTTTTTAATTTACCCATTTCAAAATTGTAACCTTCTTTATAAAAGCTTAATAATTTAGAAGGATAAATAAAACCATCATCTGCATTCATATCACCCTCTGAAGTTGAAATTTCTTTTTCTTCATTATTAATGACATATAATTTTTTACCATCGTAAATAAAACGATTACCTAAATACAGTAAACTGTATTTTTCTCCTTTTAAATTAATTTCACCTCTAATTGGTGGTTCATCACCTTCTTCAATACCTGCTTCTTCATTACTTAAAGTCTGGCTAAATCCAATAAACATATTGTTATAAGCAGACATTTTAGTAGACACTTCATCTAATAAAGCTTTTGCCTCTAAAGAGTTTTGTGAAAGAGTTACACTTGTAATAAACAAGCTTAAAAATAATACTACTAGTTTTCTCATGTTTTGTTTAATTCTCATTTTGTTTAAGCAAAATGTTATTGTTTTTTTTCGTTTTCTAATAATTGCTCAAGAGCCATAAAATCTGGTACTAAAACTTGCCTTGCTTTACTACCTTCAAAACCACCTACAATTCCTGCTGCTTCTAATTGATCTATTAATCTACCAGCTCTATTATAACCAAGCTTTAATTTTCTTTGTAACAAAGAAGCAGATCCTTGCTGTGCTGTAATTATAATTTCTGCAGCCTCTCTAAACAATTTATCTCTGTTTGCTATATCAACATCAATACTTGTGCCACTTTCATCATCTACGTATTCAGGTAATAAATGAGCCTCTGAATATGCTTTTTGCGAACCAATAAAATCAGTAATTTTTTCAACTTCTGGTGTATCTACAAAAGCACATTGTATTCTAGTTATTGAGTTTCCATTGGTATAAAGTAAATCTCCACGTCCAATTAATTGATCTGCTCCACCTGCATCTAAAATAGTTCTAGAATCGATTTTTGAGGTAACTCTAAATGCAATTCTGGCAGGGAAATTGGCTTTAATTATACCTGTAATTACATTTACAGAAGGTCTTTGTGTGGCTACAATTAAATGAATACCAATTGCTCTTGCCAATTGTGCTAATCTAGCAATAGGTGTTTCTACTTCTTTACCAGCAGTCATAATTAAATCAGCAAATTCATCAATTACCAAAACAATATATGGCAAGAATTGATGCCCATCATTAGGATTTAATTTTCGCTTTTTAAATTTCTGATTGTATTCTTTTATATTACGAACCATTGCCGATTTTAACAAATCATAGCGATTGTCCATCTCAATACAAAGTGAATTTAAAGTATGCACAACTTTAGTGGTATCAGTAATTATAGCTTCTTCAGAATCTGGTAACTTGGCTAAATAATGACGTTCAATTTTATTAAATAAAGTAAGTTCTACTTTTTTTGGATCTACCAAAACAAACTTTACTTCTGCAGGGTGCTTTTTATATAACAGAGATGTTAAAACAGCATTTAAACCTACAGATTTACCTTGACCTGTAGCACCTGCCATTAGTAAGTGAGGCATTTTTGCTAAATCTACAACAAATGTTTCATTAGAAATGGTTTTACCTAAACCAATAGGAAGCTCCATTTGAGACTCTTGAAATTTCTTAGAAGAAATTGCAGAGTGCATAGAAACTATAGTAGATTTTTTATTTGGCACTTCTATACCAATGGTTCCCTTACCAGGTATTGGAGCTATAATACGAATTCCTAAGGCTGATAAAGATAATGCAATATCATCTTCTAAATTTTTAATTTTAGAAATTCTAATTCCTGCTTCTGGCACAATTTCATACAAGGTTATTGTTGGCCCAACAGTTGCTTTAATTTCTGCAATACCTATTTTGTAGTTTTTTAAAGTTTCTACAATTCTATTTTTATTTGCCTCTAATTCTTCAGGATCTATAGAAATACTCTCATTGTATTGCTTTAGTAGGTTAAAAGTAGGAAAACGAAAGTTTGATAACTCTAAAGTTGGATCAAATTCTCCAAAGTCTTTTAATATTTTATCAGATAAATTTTCTGTAGAGTGTTCTTCTTCTTCAGATATTTCTACATTTATATCTAAATCTAAGTCATTTTTGTCAGGTACTGTTTCCTCAACAATTGGCTCAGATATTGACTCTTCTTCAATTTTTAATGTAATTTCTTCCTTTTTACTAACATCTGAGTGCTTTG contains the following coding sequences:
- a CDS encoding DEAD/DEAH box helicase, which produces MAENSTSEKIVGKELYGYQKDALQEIFQRFESAPKDYHLLYQLPTGGGKTVIFSEIVRRYIKTFKKKVLVLTHRIELSKQTSRMLKEFGVRNKIINSTAKLDDQHDFECFVAMVETLKNRLNDEKLDISDIGLVIVDEAHYNSFTKIFKFFNDSFILGVTATPLSSNIKLPMYENYQELFVGESIQDLIDNGYLARANMYSYNVGLTSLEVGANGDYTVKSSEDLYTNTDMLTKLVSAYEETAKGKKTLIFNNGINTSIQVFHAFKKAGYPIAHLDNTNTKKERELILRWFHKTPNAIITSVSILTTGFDEPSIEAIILNRATKSLTLYYQMIGRGSRIFGDKNTFDVVDLGNNFYRFGPWGADLDWQKMFRAPDYYLNAILSDEEIESTFRYELPADVKKEFAKSEDTYFDMKAVYIDTIRSGESSKRVLEKSIAHHAKMCIENSEDVFDALILAKMLGEEIDDRINRYAKCISKSTHNFVTWLKDDYRKKLNSYLRENFDEEYEKIFGHPPIEE
- a CDS encoding M1 family metallopeptidase, with amino-acid sequence MKKISLLVFSLFFIATASIAQEQKEKKKTQLGHTDENKFRQLKDVLATPNDQHAASGAPGHQYFQQKVDYVMDIRLDEANNKIYGSENITYHNNSKDDLEYLWVQLDQNMRADDSKTPLARSNSAAAFITPDNFKTSYMNEGKGFGFNIESVMTGGKPLSHFINRTMMRINLPKALAPGETFEFSIKWNYKINDINKDGGRSGLESFDDGNNNYTIAQFFPRLAVYNNVEGWQNMQFWGRSEFALEFGDYEVNLTVPADHIVEATGTLQNEKDVLTRTQRKRYAKARKSFDNPVLIVTQEEAEKAEKGRATGTKTWKFKAEKVRDFAFATSRKYIWDAMAVNVNGNTIMATSLYPKEGNPLWEEHSTRAVATTLIEYSKLTFDYPYPKAVSVHSERQGMEYPMICFNFGRPNPDGTYSDRTKKGMLGVIIHEVGHNFFPMIVNSDERQWTWMDEGLNSFVEILAEDVYDAELFASNPAKDITRYMGGDQSNISPIMSQGDYVKQFGPNAYSKPAAGLYMLRKTIMGPELFDHAFRTYSQRWMFKHPTPEDFFRSMEDASGMDLDWFWRGWFYTTDVTDIGIKEVKPLYLTDKPSERVTKLKAQYKQYFDNLGPLVYITDKKEDANPNAMDQYADGKEVPSYIYSVEFEKPGGLVMPLIVELTYADGSTKRETFPAQIWMRDDNTIKRVFSSTQEIKSIKVDPDMETADVDTSNNSWPKPEADKFDQFKNKTKG
- a CDS encoding M1 family metallopeptidase gives rise to the protein MKKFGLVMLSFLFAATTYGQITKQGHVNTNKFKQLKQELPTPNLERTASGKPGKEYTQQKVDYVMDIVLDDVNTKITGSETITYHNNSKDDLEYLWVQLDQNMRAADSKTPDISPNSIPKKISKNRFNRAFPEERFDGGFNIMSVTNKDGSALSHTINQTMMRINLEEPLASGDTFDFNISWWYNINNHRTDGGRSGYEHFTENDNNNYVIAQFYPRMCVYDNVEGWQNDQFWGRSEFALEFGDFTVNITVPEDHMLGATGVLQNPKEVFSKKELKRREKARKSFDNPVVIRTQEEAEKIEKSKATKTKTWKFIAENVRDYAFATSRKFIYDAMAVDINGKTVMAESLYSKEANPLYGDHSTRAAAQTLKTYSKYTFDYPYHKAISVDGQMGMEYPQICFNPGRPDLPDGGYSDRMKYRMIKVTIHEVGHNFFPMIVNSDERQWTWMDEGLNSYMEMLAELDYDKDFPIVRGYPKNIVRYMSGDQSRIAPIMSKGDNVYSFGSNAYGKPATALWILRETIMGKELFDHAFKTYSQRWMFKHPSPADFFRTMEDASGIDLDWFWRGWFYTTDVTDIGVKGVKKYATKDEGNTVEFVEDTSAGLGFASNQDKYHYEITYEKPGGLVMPIIVEFTYKDGSKEKKTYPAQIWRYNDKEVTKVFTSSKQIESIMIDPDLETADVDVSNNSFPREKANKFDNFKQKMKG